ATCTCATCTGTGGCTTGCAGCTTCACCTCAATGTACTTACCAATGCGAACCTGCTCCACATTGTCATAGCCCATGTGCTTCAAGCCAGCCTGAACCGCCGTTCCTGCTGGGTCAAGCACCGAAGCACGAAGCGTAACGTAGATACGAGCGTGATAGTTTTGAGACATGGGTGATAACAGCGGCAATAAGAGACGGAATAACATGGACAATTCTAAAGCAAAATCTTAAGCAAAACTGAC
Above is a window of Timaviella obliquedivisa GSE-PSE-MK23-08B DNA encoding:
- the purS gene encoding phosphoribosylformylglycinamidine synthase subunit PurS gives rise to the protein MSQNYHARIYVTLRASVLDPAGTAVQAGLKHMGYDNVEQVRIGKYIEVKLQATDEMAARQQLDVMCDQLLSNPVIENYCFELTAIAPTSV